Within Acanthochromis polyacanthus isolate Apoly-LR-REF ecotype Palm Island chromosome 3, KAUST_Apoly_ChrSc, whole genome shotgun sequence, the genomic segment TTGATAATAATACTACATATTTTAAAGGACTAAAGTAACAATTTGTGAACATATTTCTTCTAGAAGTTTATTTCCATTATCACTACCATCAATTATGGGAAATACTGACACCTAGGGGTCAACATATGATTATCAATTGAAAACTTTGCCCATTTCCAAACTGAAGTTTTATATCATATCATTTGATATAATATTAATTATGCCAATTAAATGCATTCATAATAACAGGTTTTGGTGATTATTTCCCTGTAAAATGGGCCAATTTCTATATGTAATCAGTTCATGTATTTATTACTAATACAGGTGTtgttataaaaagaaaatcgATTGTTTTTCTTAAATCAAATGAACAATGGTAAACTATCAAAAAGGTCATGTCCAGAACAGTCCCATGAATGAGCTGAAAAATCATTATTGTGAGATAAAATAAATTGCTGACAGTTGAACAATGCCAACACCGATAAGTAAGATCACTTAAAAATTGTAACTTTGACAACTTTAAGTAGGATTGTGTTACACGGAAATACTTtttgtaaaattgaaaaaaactaTAGATGCACAGAAttcaataaaatacataatatatTGAAAAAAGAGAGTATACTTATAATACttataaagataaaataatatttgttaTGAATATTGACAGCAATGTAAGATACAATGGAAGAAATATCAATTTTCTACATTattgtgaaaattaaaataaggaAATATGTGAAAGACTGTGAAAGACTGAAAATTCAAATAGAAAAAAGTACATTCCCCATAGGACCatgaaatattttataaaaaacaaatgtgtaaCCTATAAAGTAGATTTTCTTGTAGGATTTGGAGGAATTCATGGGTGTCGTATAGGACTTAACATCTTCATAAAGcaaattacatttatattaaacCCCAGCTTACTAATTAGTGCCACAGATATTATACAGTCTATAATTAATGCATTACTTGTAAAATTCCTgcatatttttgctttattttaccaatttttattacatattttgttttgtttctgttaggcattttgtcattttgagatgAAAAGGGCATTGGaaattcttcttcttattattattattattatatgataTTATTAGTTACTTTAAGGGTATCATATTGTGAAAATCCAGGTGTCACCTTAAAGCTGTTAAGATATGAAGGCTTTTATTCCTCAAGCAGTTAAGATAACTACCACTTAAAGTTTGAGGTTGAATCAAATCGATCTAGCAGCTGTACAGAGAAAGGGATGATGATGTGGCTACCCGGCACTTATTATTAAAATCCTACGATAAGGTCAAACGTTGAATAACCAGCAATGACCATTTAGCTGCCAGAAACCAGAGAGGCTGCAAGAAATTGCTGGTTGACTGCcaatcacagatgcagacaaagtcttcttcctgaataatgataataataactttattcatataacattaaaaaatagtttATCAAAGACTGAGAGacaacatcacaccaaagaaccagccaactaaaagtaaaataaaacaagggagaacatctaaaataatCAGGACATAATACAAAATAGAACACTAAAGCTAAActaaagctaaaagtaaactttACATAGAAGCAAGTCTATAAAAATGGGTTTTcggaagtgatttaaaagaagtccTCAGGCAGGGGATTATACAGTCATGGTGagcatctttgcagtatttttaggtaaaataaataaataaataaatattttgggTATATGTGAGACATTAATGAATTAATTTGGAGTTTGTGTTTATTCTCCTACAGATTAGAGTGGGTTTATATGTCATGgtagacttttattttgaaaggactACCGTGTTGATTCCCGAGTCACTCAGTCCGTCTGGTACGCCTGGTACCCTCCGTGTTTTCTGATGCATTTCCACTCGCACAGTGTCTGTTTCCACCACTTGGAGTGCTGTTAGAGACCATAACCTTGAATAGTTGCACTTTGGTTCCTCCGGTACTACAGAGGCATGTCTTCGGCTGCGGGCCAACCTCCCGTAGCTCCGCGGCTACTCAGCTAGCTCCGTTAGCCGCTAATGAGAGCACACGGCGGCTGCTTCTCGGTCTCGGCATGCCTCGGAGAAAGAAGAACGACCAGAGCCCGGCGAGGCTCCCCGGCGGGCCGCCAGAGGGGGGAAGTCTTGGCCACAACTCGGGTTACCAACTACCTCAGTTGTACGAGGGGGCAATGGCAAGCAACTTTCCGAGCGGCGCGTCGGTGTCCAGCGCCGACAAGGAGAAGATGGTCAGAAGCATGCAGGAGATGTTCTCACACCTGGACCCAGAAGTTATTTACATCGTGCTCTCCGAGTGTGACTTTAAAGGTGACCCGACACACGGAAGGCAGCTGTCAAACCTGCTGTGTAACTCTGGGGGAAAAGTAGCCACTGTAACTTGGCTAACCAGTTAGCTAAGTGTAGCTTGTTGTCAGCGCAGCTTACTGTACGAGATTACTTCACTGTTAATAGTAAAGCTCCGTATGTGTCGTTGACATGAGTACAACTTAAAGCTGCACCctttacttgtttttgtttacacaCCCGGGCACCCTCTTCCACCTGTTGCACCTGTGTAGAGCTATGGAAATGCTAAATTATAGATATTCATTATAGGTAAATGAGAGATCCTGTATGTTTACTTAAAAGACAGCAAGTGATTCCATAATCAGTTAGGctcaattaaagaaaaaatgaaaaaagaaatgtttaattgGTGTCTTTTCAACTACATAGGGGTGTTAAACTCATATTAGTAGTAATTTGATCTTAAGTGTACTGGACCAgtgaaatcacagcataataacctatatataatttaaaatctttccctctgttttagtgcaaaaagtgcattctttttgcaaaacattacagacaacctgaaatttctttagaaaaatctgtgcaatttcaacagtattgtccctcagtttgtcatttatacATTATAACTTACCGATCACAGTGTGTctgcaaaacatttagtcacaggtatctgggaCTAAAGaatgcagtattttactttatgatcaaaccaACGTGTCAAGTTCgagaaattattctaaatttacaTTCGTtttcacatctgtgtagtaatcctgaccacCTGAACTGACATACCATACAAACTAAAGTGAGAACTATTAAGGAAGAAGGTTAAGTGCCTtggaaatgtgtaaaatatatatgtaaaaaatgaatagaagttgtggcagtgcagtggacaaatgtaaaatagcaattaatttttttgaaaaattgcagttaatgtcatCTATGTAAGTTTTTCAGTTTGCAAAGTCGTCccacgggccggattggaccttCTGGTGGTCCAGTTTTGgccatatgtttgacacccctaaCAAAGAGGAGTCAAGGTGACGGCGAAGCTACTCTGAAACTGAATTGTGATTCTGTTGTGTTGATAAAACCCATTTGatttagttttgtgttattgtCTTAGCTTCTTTGTTGTTAGGTGGTTCTGTTTGAATTCATTAATGTAAATTGCTGTTCACTGTGTTAAGATGACAGTCGGGTACTGTGTGACTCATGTCTCTCTCTTGGTGTCTGGTCATAGTTGAAAATGCGATGGACTCCCTCCTGGAGCTGTCTGTGGCAGCAGAAGATGCAGTCCCAATCCCTCCTCCTGTTTCTGGCTTCGAGCGCACTGCTGCAGCCCTGCTCAGTCCAAGGCACTTTTCTAAACCAGCTCCAGACCCAGACTTCTCCAAACCATCGCAGCAGCCTTCATCTCCTCCCTCCACGAACCTCCTGACAGAAGAGTTGGACCTGCTAGTTGATCAGGAGCTACAGTCTCTAACTGCACTGCAAGATCAAAAGGAGGAGCATCATAACAGCAAGTATTTACCTGCTGATACATCCCTTTCCTCTTTCCCTCCACCACCTGTTCCTCAACAGGCCCTCCCTGAGCTGCTTCAGTCCAGTCTGGAGCCTGGATTCAGAGGGCCCTCTGCCGAGCAGCCAGGCCCAGTGGGAGGCTTGTCTGGAGTTTCCTCTCCCCTAAACCAGCTCAGCACGTGGGAAGACGACATTGGTGAGGGGCAGCAATCGGTTTTGGATTTCACACACCTGACAACAGACACATCTGCAGACAAGCCCAAACCTCCTCTGGACTTGGCAGCCTCTGGGCGTCCTTCAGCTTTTCAGGTGTATAAAAAGCAAGACCCTCCACACACGCTTTCAGAAAGGACTGGGCTCATGCAGCCTGATGCGGTAGCCGGTGGAGCAAGATCTAAGGTCAGCATGCTTAACTCCCCTTGGAACCCAGAGGCCCCAATTTTTTTGCCTCGTATCCATGGAAACCAGGGCCCGACCTTCATTACTCCTGTGGCCCAGTCCTCCTCCAACTGGTCCAGCCAGCCCAGGCATGCCTCTCCCTGGCTGAGTCAGGGCCCTGTCAGTCAGGCACCTCTCAAACCTTCTGCTACTATTCCAAAGTCGTGGGCCGTACCTACTGCTCCACAGGTCTCTGCTAAGTTCAGCAGGCTTCATTTGGATGGgaagctgctggtgctgctccGGGGAGCTCCAGGATCTGGCAAGTCAACCTTGGCAAGGTAAGAAATATTGCAGTAGTCTAAACAGTAATACTATTTCCTTTAGTAATGTAGGTTATTCAGTGGTGTGGTTTTGCAGCTAGCAGAGTAGAGACTAGAGTCTGAATGCAACATGTACCAGAACAATAAACAGTTTAACAGAAAGCACCAGTTTGTCTGACAGACATACTATCACCaatgtttttgaaacatttttttaacaaagtaaGAAATCACAAATTCACATTATGTCAAGATTACTTGGTCTTTTTCTATTCGCTTGAATTTTTAggattgatttttaaaatggcacATTGTTGCACACAAAGCATTACATGGTAATGTAACTTCATATACTATGTCCTGTACCTTTTGTCGTTTGGTGGCCTGTGTGCAAAGGTTCCAAACTAGAAAAACCACATTTCTATCTCTGCTGGTAGAGATGTGTCGTAAATACCTTAATGTTTCAGTAAAGAGATGTTTGTTTGcaatttaaaagattttaacAAATGACTTTAACTTGTTTCCTTTTGGCTGTTGTAGCATGAAAAGAGTCTGTATTATGTCTCACTCACTTACCTTCAGCCTGCAGTAATGTTGAAACTACAAACCAGAATATTTGGGGGAAAAGGCCAGAGATTTTGTTGCCAAACTGATGGATGACTACCATGATCACATTatctaaatattaaaaagattAGATGTGTCTTTGGTGAGTTTAATAACTTCAGAGAATTCAAGATAGCAAAGTCATAACCAACAGCCATGGTTGCATAATAGTCATGGACGTCTGACACAGTAATCACAAGATGAGTTACATCACTGGAAAGccgtctttgtgtgtgtgtgtctctacaGAGCCTTGCTGGAGCATAACCCAGGCGGAGTCATACTCAGCACTGATGACTATTACTACCATAATGGAACTTATCAATTTGACCCCACTACCTTGGGCGAGGCCCATGAGTGGAACCATAAACgaggtacaaacacacacacagttttgaTGTGACTCCAGAGCAGTCACAAGTGAACAAGCATGAGTGACCCTTTGAAGCATTTTTTATCTGAGTGATTCATTGCCATTGTTTTGCCTTTGATtgccctgttttgttttgttttttacttcagttgcacaaaaacaaatgattatTTCTCTTGTGCTGTCTGTCCTTTTCCAACTTTATCCCACAGCCAAGGAGGCTTTTAAGAAGGGAACTAAACCTATCATCATTGACAATACCAACATGCAGAGCTGGGAGATGAGACCCTATGTAGTTCAGGTCAGTCAGCATTGCAAGAATATATAAAGTGTAGTAATAGAGCTTAAGTGTTTAACTAATTCTACATCTCTACTAGTTGCTGCTCTACATTGTCCCCATCTTAAATACGACCTAAATGCTGTAAATGTGCTAAACCTCTTAGAGTAAATATTTACTTATCTGTGATTTCACACAAGCAGTGTTGTGTCGACATACAATGTATGATTCAGAATTTTTTCTAGTGATATGGGCATAgtttttaaagcagcaaaatgtgaGTATACATAGCATTTTAGGTATAGCTGTTATAACAAGTATCTAAAAATTCTGCAGTATACaaggggtcctcggtttacaatgtcctcgacctacagcgttcGTCGTTATGTCTGAACTGGTTATGTTAAACTAGTTGGCAAGCAGAGCAGACAAATACATCATCACACGGCGctataagacagctttgtttacatttaccGGTTGTACGCCagcttggattgtgctacattcgttaactttttgcccttcattatggttCCCAAGTGGAAGTAagtcttctgatggcagtgcttcgaagaaaaggaaagctcTCTCTGtagaagtgaaattagatacaATAAAATGTTCAAGTTGAAAAAAGCAGTGCAACATACTCTGTTTTCTTCTAAAATGACTCCTACGTGCATGAAAGTCAtcggtattcatgacttttccgaagaactgatcgatatcgtgatgcatgtATTGGCCTTGGTTACAAATCGACGTAAGGCGATTTTCACCTTAAATCGGAACTCCAACTTAAATCAATGACCCCCTGTACATACATTTGTTATGGATTTAAAGAAATTATTGATCCTGCATCTGTTATAGGCACTAAAACATGGATATAAGGTGCTGTTCAGAGAGCCGGACACCTGGTGGAAGAACAAACCCAAAGAGCTGGAGAGGTGAGAGCACAGAGGAATGACAGCAGTGTCTGGTTTAACACTGAATCCCAAaccgtttttttgtttgctcctatcatgtttttgttcaccgtgggctcttttttttttttttaccccattGTAAAATCCTGCacttctgtggaaacagcacaaccatgggtTGGAGGAGAGGGAACTCAAAAATTGATTTCTGTGCAGTTATACACACAATtataatccatccattctctatacaccgctttatcctcactagggtcgcggggggtgctggagtctatcccagctgactcgggtgaaggcaggggacaccctggacaggttgccagtctgtcgcagggcgacatatacagacaaacaatcacacttgcattcacacctacggacaatttagagtgatcaattacctcagcatatttttggactgtgggaggaagccggagtacccggagaaaacccacgcatgcacagggagaacatgcaaacttcatgcagaaagatcccaggcccaccggggatcttcttgctgcaaggcgaaagtgctaaccattacgctactgtgcagccccacaatTATAATGctaagttgattttttttaccagtATTTTTAccacattatgaccactgacaggtgaagtgactaacatcaatcatcttgttctaatgcaatgttctgctgggaaacctcgagtcctgacattcatgtggatgtttggcTTGCACCACCCTCCTAAAcgttgcaggtcaagcaacccacCAACCCTGTCTGTGTCTCATATCTGCTCTCTATAAACAGTTTGCAGTTCAGAGCAGTACAGCTGAAAATGCACTGAATCTTTGTCATGTAACTGTTAGTCACAGTGAAGTCAGTCATAACTACGCAGTTCTGCTGAcaagcacagaattttttttctggtttgaatTGGACAGGTGTgttattttgggcaaatttttaaatgagatatgTGTAAATaggtgattttgatgaaatacccCATTTTAAGGTTAGACTTGATTAAGTTTCCCGAACCAAACAGCATGTCACAGATAAGTAGTTCGAGAACTGTCGGAAAATCCAAATCCGATGATTATctttgttttaacagtttgtaaCTGATAAATCATGtcagattcagattactttGTCATTCAGGCAAATTACAccagagataaaaacaaaatacactcaaaaatataaacgcaacacttttgtttttgctcccattttttatgagatgaactcaaagatctaaaactttttccacatacacaatatcaccatttctctcaaatattgttcacaaatctgtctaaatctgtgatagtgagaacttctcctttgctgagataatccatcccacctcacaggtgtgtcatatcaagatgctgattagacaccatgattagtgcacaggtgtgccttagactgcccacaataaaaggccactctgaaaggtgcagttttatcacacagcacaatgccacagatgtggcaagatttgagggagcgttcAGTTGGCATgatgacagcaggaatgtcaaccagagctgttgctcgtgtattgaatgttcatttctctaccaaaAGCCGTCtgcaaaggcgtttcagagaatttggcagtgcatccaaccagcctcacaaccgcagatcACGTGtgaaccacaccagcccaggacctccacatccagcatgttcacctccaagatggtccgagaccagccactctgacagctgctgaaacaatcggtttgcatgaccaaagaatttctgcacaaactgtgagaaaccgtctcagggaagctcatctgcatgctcgtcgtcctcatcggggtctccacctgactccagttcgtcatcGTAACTGACTTGAGTGAGCAAATGCacacattggatggcgtctggcacgttggagaggtgttcgcttcacggatgaatcccggtttacactattcagggcagatggcagacagcgtgtgtggcgtcgtgtgggtgagcggttttctgatgtcaatgttgtggatggagtggcccatggtggcggtggggttatggtatgggcaggcgtctgttatggacgaagaacacaggtgcattctATTGATGGCAttctgaatgcacagagataccgtgacgagatcctgaggcccattgttgtgccatacatccaagaacatcacctcatgttgcagcaggataatgcacggccccatgttgcaaggatctgcgtatacgacagcgtgtactaGTTCCTGCcgatatccagcaacttcgcacagccattgaagaggagtgccCCCCTcctccaataaaacaaaactacacctttcagagtggccttttattgtgggcagtttaaggcacacctgtgcactaatcatggtgtctaatcagcatcttgatatggcacacctgtgaggtgggatggattatctcagcaaaggagaagtgctcactatcacagatttagacagatttgtgaacaatatttgagagaaatggtgatattgtgtatgtggaaaaagttttagatctttgagttcatctcataaaaaatgggagcaaaaacaaaagtgttgcatttatatttttgttgagtgtaagttATAAATACTGGTGTGGTAGTGcagtgaatgaaaaataaaaaagtgaaaacacagaaaaaaataagaaattattGCACGTCCCAAGGTAACTGCACTTGTCAAAGGCAGTAGAGATTGTCTATGTTGATATTTCCAGTCCTCTGCTTAAAAAACAGATGGCGGTGGGATAGAACCTGTTCCTGAACCTAACAGTTTTATATCTCAGGCTGCGGTACCTCCTGCCTGAGGGTAGGAGGGAAAACAGTCCCCGGGCAGGGTGAGTGGGGTCCTTGGTGATCCTCAATGCCCTTGACAGGCAATGTTGTTCTGCCAAGACCCTTACAGGTGGCAGCGAGACCCTGATGATCCTCTCAGCAGCCCTCATCACTCTCTTCAGTGCCCTCCAATCAGAGGCACTGCTGCTCTCATGCCACAGAGAGATGCTGCTGGTTTGCACGCTCTCTGTGGTGCCGGTGTAGAAAGTGGCAATTTtgtaaagacaaaatatttaacaaacCTACACCTGTAGGTTTTGGGGTTCCGAGGATTAATATAGAAtgtattctaatttttttttttttttactgttacaaaGCACAATGCTGTTGGAGACAGTtttataaatgtaatttaactGTGTCTTTATTTACCTGTATTTTCATGTTCAGACGTACCACACATGATGTACCAGTGGAAACAATCCGCCGCATGCTTAATGGATACGAGCGCTTCGTCACGATCCAGGCGATTATGGGCTCAACGATGCCTGAGCGGAAACAGCAGCTCCTTCTGGAGAACAGAGACTCACAGTGAGTTTCACTCAAAAAGTCTTATCTCACTGAACTGACATCCTACTTGTATCAAATGGTATTTTGATGAGGAAGACTCTGtcataaataaacattaaaatgagGAGCATCTGAGTCCATGTGAATATTCTGAAAGTCAGATTGATTCAAACAGCAGATGGTTTGATGAAATCACTTTCTTTGTAGATACTGTCAATGTAGAATCTCACAAAAACTATTTTACTGAGCTGTAATCTAAACTTATCTTGATAAACTAGTATGGTGTAACATTATGAAAGAATAGCATTATTTACAGATTGTATGCAGTGTAACTGACTTTGAAATTCTCTTTTCTGTCAACTAGGGATTCACAATATTGGTATTTTTACTGTGAACTGATAGTTCACTGAAACTTTTATAGGAATTGTGTcatagctttttgtttttttggccatGAAAACATGACTGTAGATCTTAACTTTAACTGACTGTAGATGCAGATATGTAGAGAAGTTCAGGCTCATTCTAAGTGACTGCAGTCACATAAAGAGAAGTACAAATTTCCAAAATGTAGAatttattttagcatttattcACCTGATTTGTCTTGCATTTCCATCTCTATGTTGCCTCAAGTGAAAACAGTTTTGACACACATATTAAAACGGATAATTCTACTAATAGCTAAGTATTTTATGGTATGAAAGGACATGCACTTTTGTgcttaaaatacatgaaaaaatacatttatggCAGGAATCATCCAAATCACAGGCAGTTATTGTTGTATTGCACTCATCAGTTATATTTGCTGTGCCTTTTACACCTTTCTGCTTCTTTAGGCCACTGTCTCTTGAAACACCTTGTCCTGACCTCGTAGATCAGCCTGGATTGACTGAGAAATGTAAGAAATCCCGTCCTCAGCTGTTTTCCTCACTCCCCGATGTGTCATCTGTTGGTCGCTCTGGAGAGGTGGGAATGCTTGAAGACAGCACCCACAAATCCACCGAATCGCTCAATGTCCAACTCAGTGAAAGATCTACGGACAACCTTGACATTTCTGATGGGAACGACGTTGATTTAGGGGACTTAGATTCTGAACTGGACGACCAGTTGAGCCAGCTGAATCGTCCAAATGGAGACCAGAGAATCCCAGACTGCATTGTGGAATCAGTGATGAATGAAGATTCATGCGAAACTGAAAAGCCTGTTGCCTTCTCTGAATCTATTGGACAGAGAGTGAAGAGAGAAAGGCCGAGCAGGAGGTCTGGTTTCGACAACATGGAGCCTGCAGATCTAGTAAAAGATACTAACCAGGAAAAGACAAAAGTAGAGAAATCAGAAGGGGCTGAGTTAGCAGCACACATGGGAGAGGAAGAAAGGCATAAGATGTTGAATTTTGTAGGAGACTGGCCTTCTGAAGGATCTCTTGAGCAGCGACaggtgagaaaaagaaaaacccgTGTAGAAGTACATGGGAGCGAAGATGAAGATGCATCTCAAGAATGCAATGACCATGAAAAAACAGCAAGCACACACTCGGGCCCTGATTTAACCGAGCTTCAGAAACTTTTTGATCTTATCCAGACAGGCATAGTTGCAGCTGAACCCAGCTCTTCCCGCTCATGCTCCATTTCGCTGAGTTCTGGAGAGGAATTGGAGAGAGAGGATGAGGCAGGTGGCTTGCTTGAGGAATCCCATGACAGTAGATCTAGCAGTGAGGAGAGAAAACTAAACAGTGGTAGGGTTAACATCAGCAGAGGGGAATTACCTGACTGTGTGTTAGACTGGAAGGCAGCTGACTCTTGTGTTGTCAGGGAAATAAATATTGATAATATAGGAAGAACTATCACCGAAACGACTGACAGAGAATCTCTATCTGTAGATTTAAAAGCACCTGATGCAGAAAACCCTTTTCCATCTCTTTTTGAGAAAACTAAGGAGGAAAACATAGCCCACAGTATTGAAGGTGAGACTGGAATAGATGTGGACAGCTGCACAGagaacagcagagaaacaaGAATTGAGGCTGAAGGCAACCACATTAGTGACACAAGTCAGAGTGTTGTGAGCgagagctctgtggaaacagaaagtGGTCCTTTCAGTCAGGATAAGAAGCAGCGTCAGGGTCGCAGATCAGGGAAGCAGTGCAAGC encodes:
- the LOC127533137 gene encoding NEDD4-binding protein 2-like isoform X6 — translated: MPRRKKNDQSPARLPGGPPEGGSLGHNSGYQLPQLYEGAMASNFPSGASVSSADKEKMVRSMQEMFSHLDPEVIYIVLSECDFKVENAMDSLLELSVAAEDAVPIPPPVSGFERTAAALLSPRHFSKPAPDPDFSKPSQQPSSPPSTNLLTEELDLLVDQELQSLTALQDQKEEHHNSKYLPADTSLSSFPPPPVPQQALPELLQSSLEPGFRGPSAEQPGPVGGLSGVSSPLNQLSTWEDDIGEGQQSVLDFTHLTTDTSADKPKPPLDLAASGRPSAFQVYKKQDPPHTLSERTGLMQPDAVAGGARSKVSMLNSPWNPEAPIFLPRIHGNQGPTFITPVAQSSSNWSSQPRHASPWLSQGPVSQAPLKPSATIPKSWAVPTAPQVSAKFSRLHLDGKLLVLLRGAPGSGKSTLARALLEHNPGGVILSTDDYYYHNGTYQFDPTTLGEAHEWNHKRAKEAFKKGTKPIIIDNTNMQSWEMRPYVVQALKHGYKVLFREPDTWWKNKPKELERRTTHDVPVETIRRMLNGYERFVTIQAIMGSTMPERKQQLLLENRDSQPLSLETPCPDLVDQPGLTEKCKKSRPQLFSSLPDVSSVGRSGEVGMLEDSTHKSTESLNVQLSERSTDNLDISDGNDVDLGDLDSELDDQLSQLNRPNGDQRIPDCIVESVMNEDSCETEKPVAFSESIGQRVKRERPSRRSGFDNMEPADLVKDTNQEKTKVEKSEGAELAAHMGEEERHKMLNFVGDWPSEGSLEQRQVRKRKTRVEVHGSEDEDASQECNDHEKQQAHTRALI
- the LOC127533137 gene encoding NEDD4-binding protein 2-like isoform X1, with amino-acid sequence MPRRKKNDQSPARLPGGPPEGGSLGHNSGYQLPQLYEGAMASNFPSGASVSSADKEKMVRSMQEMFSHLDPEVIYIVLSECDFKVENAMDSLLELSVAAEDAVPIPPPVSGFERTAAALLSPRHFSKPAPDPDFSKPSQQPSSPPSTNLLTEELDLLVDQELQSLTALQDQKEEHHNSKYLPADTSLSSFPPPPVPQQALPELLQSSLEPGFRGPSAEQPGPVGGLSGVSSPLNQLSTWEDDIGEGQQSVLDFTHLTTDTSADKPKPPLDLAASGRPSAFQVYKKQDPPHTLSERTGLMQPDAVAGGARSKVSMLNSPWNPEAPIFLPRIHGNQGPTFITPVAQSSSNWSSQPRHASPWLSQGPVSQAPLKPSATIPKSWAVPTAPQVSAKFSRLHLDGKLLVLLRGAPGSGKSTLARALLEHNPGGVILSTDDYYYHNGTYQFDPTTLGEAHEWNHKRAKEAFKKGTKPIIIDNTNMQSWEMRPYVVQALKHGYKVLFREPDTWWKNKPKELERRTTHDVPVETIRRMLNGYERFVTIQAIMGSTMPERKQQLLLENRDSQPLSLETPCPDLVDQPGLTEKCKKSRPQLFSSLPDVSSVGRSGEVGMLEDSTHKSTESLNVQLSERSTDNLDISDGNDVDLGDLDSELDDQLSQLNRPNGDQRIPDCIVESVMNEDSCETEKPVAFSESIGQRVKRERPSRRSGFDNMEPADLVKDTNQEKTKVEKSEGAELAAHMGEEERHKMLNFVGDWPSEGSLEQRQVRKRKTRVEVHGSEDEDASQECNDHEKQQAHTRALI
- the LOC127533137 gene encoding NEDD4-binding protein 2-like isoform X5; protein product: MPRRKKNDQSPARLPGGPPEGGSLGHNSGYQLPQLYEGAMASNFPSGASVSSADKEKMVRSMQEMFSHLDPEVIYIVLSECDFKVENAMDSLLELSVAAEDAVPIPPPVSGFERTAAALLSPRHFSKPAPDPDFSKPSQQPSSPPSTNLLTEELDLLVDQELQSLTALQDQKEEHHNSKYLPADTSLSSFPPPPVPQQALPELLQSSLEPGFRGPSAEQPGPVGGLSGVSSPLNQLSTWEDDIGEGQQSVLDFTHLTTDTSADKPKPPLDLAASGRPSAFQVYKKQDPPHTLSERTGLMQPDAVAGGARSKVSMLNSPWNPEAPIFLPRIHGNQGPTFITPVAQSSSNWSSQPRHASPWLSQGPVSQAPLKPSATIPKSWAVPTAPQVSAKFSRLHLDGKLLVLLRGAPGSGKSTLARALLEHNPGGVILSTDDYYYHNGTYQFDPTTLGEAHEWNHKRAKEAFKKGTKPIIIDNTNMQSWEMRPYVVQALKHGYKVLFREPDTWWKNKPKELERRTTHDVPVETIRRMLNGYERFVTIQAIMGSTMPERKQQLLLENRDSQPLSLETPCPDLVDQPGLTEKCKKSRPQLFSSLPDVSSVGRSGEVGMLEDSTHKSTESLNVQLSERSTDNLDISDGNDVDLGDLDSELDDQLSQLNRPNGDQRIPDCIVESVMNEDSCETEKPVAFSESIGQRVKRERPSRRSGFDNMEPADLVKDTNQEKTKVEKSEGAELAAHMGEEERHKMLNFVGDWPSEGSLEQRQVRKRKTRVEVHGSEDEDASQECNDHEKQQAHTRALI
- the LOC127533137 gene encoding NEDD4-binding protein 2-like isoform X7, producing MPRRKKNDQSPARLPGGPPEGGSLGHNSGYQLPQLYEGAMASNFPSGASVSSADKEKMVRSMQEMFSHLDPEVIYIVLSECDFKVENAMDSLLELSVAAEDAVPIPPPVSGFERTAAALLSPRHFSKPAPDPDFSKPSQQPSSPPSTNLLTEELDLLVDQELQSLTALQDQKEEHHNSKYLPADTSLSSFPPPPVPQQALPELLQSSLEPGFRGPSAEQPGPVGGLSGVSSPLNQLSTWEDDIGEGQQSVLDFTHLTTDTSADKPKPPLDLAASGRPSAFQVYKKQDPPHTLSERTGLMQPDAVAGGARSKVSMLNSPWNPEAPIFLPRIHGNQGPTFITPVAQSSSNWSSQPRHASPWLSQGPVSQAPLKPSATIPKSWAVPTAPQVSAKFSRLHLDGKLLVLLRGAPGSGKSTLARALLEHNPGGVILSTDDYYYHNGTYQFDPTTLGEAHEWNHKRAKEAFKKGTKPIIIDNTNMQSWEMRPYVVQALKHGYKVLFREPDTWWKNKPKELERRTTHDVPVETIRRMLNGYERFVTIQAIMGSTMPERKQQLLLENRDSQPLSLETPCPDLVDQPGLTEKCKKSRPQLFSSLPDVSSVGRSGEVGMLEDSTHKSTESLNVQLSERSTDNLDISDGNDVDLGDLDSELDDQLSQLNRPNGDQRIPDCIVESVMNEDSCETEKPVAFSESIGQRVKRERPSRRSGFDNMEPADLVKDTNQEKTKVEKSEGAELAAHMGEEERHKMLNFVGDWPSEGSLEQRQVRKRKTRVEVHGSEDEDASQECNDHEKQQAHTRALI